A window of the Xenopus laevis strain J_2021 chromosome 9_10L, Xenopus_laevis_v10.1, whole genome shotgun sequence genome harbors these coding sequences:
- the LOC108702062 gene encoding uncharacterized protein LOC108702062 — translation MMVRSAPTVRWWFLGFLFLLVPQPGTPWYKHSASPRYHTVGRASGLLIGVRRSPYLWRRQITGDNVEEKLQGEAKGMKVTQGTERSNFLADPRETPERWELERSLEEVRRDLQEKDEVQWDRRSLQSSGEQKRRLQSPAEDQGLYKEERSTFPEAEEQRSALDNLPLSIPEEQETGNILSGYQQKEVPIQGESSQSWTRQSRSDPQAWDTESIPSGPWNVDQSSCDDFKLNFYKFLCKSSFRILSHAPLKARRRRSTTDELGGLH, via the exons ATGATGGTTCGATCTGCCCCTACTGTCAGGTGGTGGTTTCTTGGCTTTTTGTTCCTTCTTGTCCCCCAACCAGGGACCCCCTGGTACAAGCATTCAGCCAGCCCCCGATATCACACAGTGGGCAGAGCTTCGGGACTTCTGATTGGGGTCCGGAGGTCCCCCTATCTATGGAGAAGACAAATTACAGGGGACAATGTTGAAGAGAAGCTGCAGGGAGAAGCTAAGGGCATGAAGGTGACACAGGGTACAGAAAGGAGCAACTTTCTAGCAGACCCCAGGGAGACCCCCGAAAGATGGGAGCTAGAGAGGAGCCTTGAGGAGGTGAGAAGAGACCTGCAGGAGAAAGACGAGGTCCAATGGGACAGAAGAAGCCTTCAGAGTTCAGGGGAACAGAAGCGGAGACTTCAGTCACCAGCCGAAGATCAGGGTCTTTATAAAGAGGAAAGAAGCACCTTCCCAGAAGCAGAGGAGCAACGTTCAGCCTTGGACAACTTGCCTCTCTCCATACCAGAGGAACAGGAGACAGGGAACATCTTGTCTGGGTACCAACAGAAGGAGGTGCCTATTCAGGGGGAGTCCAGCCAGTCATGGACAAGGCAATCCAGGTCAGATCCTCAAGCATGGGACACTGAG AGCATTCCCTCTGGACCCTGGAATGTGGACCAGTCCTCCTGTGATGACTTCAAACTGAATTTTTACAAGTTCCTCTGTAAATCCAGCTTCCGCATTTTGTCTCACGCTCCACTGAAAGCCAGAAGACGGAGAAGTACAACAGACGAACTTGGAGGGCTCCATTAA